In the genome of Lathyrus oleraceus cultivar Zhongwan6 chromosome 4, CAAS_Psat_ZW6_1.0, whole genome shotgun sequence, the window ACGTTCATATAGAGCGTCCAAAACCCGGGTGGATATCGATAGAAATCATCACCGATACAATTGAAGGTAAGTTGATTTTCATAAATTTCTTTATTTACAATTTCTTTCTCTCGTTTTTTGCTGTGCTGAATCTTTGAATCAATTCATTTCATATTTCAGCGGCAAAGAAACCCTCAGTTGCTGCCATTGATGGCCTTGCCTTGGGCGGGGGATTAGAAGTTGCAATGGTAAGAGTTACTACCTGTTAAGAAAAAAGAACGTTTTTTCAGTACTTTATACAAAATATTAACAGTTCTTTCTCATATAGGCATGCAACGCGCGATTATCAACTGCAACTGCTCAACTGGGTTTACCTGAACTTCAGCTTGGGATAATTCCTGGATTTGGAGGTAGTTGATTGAACTCAACTAATTCCTTTCTATCTTCAAGTTGACTTATTTTGTGTGTGCCTTGAAATTGAGTGCATTGTGAAGATACTGAAGAAACAATTGAAATGAGATCTTATCACTTACTCATCAGTTGTGCTATTAGAACTGTTTGTACAAGGAGAAATATTTTCTGGAGCAGTGCATCATAAGTTATTAAGGATAAAGGATTTAAGCTAATTATGACAAACCATGGTCAAATTTTGATGTGCATATCATGGTTAGCTTAGATGAATGTATGACTTATTTTCCCTTTGTCTATCTATATACATATGATTTTTTTCTTTGGATTATTCCCTGTTTAAAATTTGTAGAAATGCTTTTAATGGGTTTATTAATTAAGTGAAGGTTTGTACCTGAGGTGACGGCTTGATACCTTGATTCTTATGTTCCATAGACATCAAATAATTTGAAAAACGCAATAAACCTTGAGCTGTAATTGTTCTATGTGTAATTGTTcttattcattttttttctttcttttgtaATGTTAACTTTGAGCTGTAAACTGTGTCAGGAACACAGCGACTTCCTCGTCTGGTTGGGCTGACAAAGGCACTTGAAATGATGTTGGTATGCCACCATTTTTGCTCTCTTTATGTATTCAATTCTGTGATTCTGTTGAATATGAAGAACTGAACTTAAAACCTGAGCTATCCGATTTCATGGGTTGGTGATAGATCAAACAACATATCGACTCTTATACGTTCAAATTTCATCAAACTAGACAGGTTTTTGGTTCAATTCTCCATTTGGAATGGAATTCCATTTTTCATAAAATATTTAAGAGTTGTGACATCAACATGACTATCCAATGATCTTCAAATTAATTTCTTTCGTTCTTTTATTCTCTAAATCAAGACTTCCAAGTCAGTGAAAGGGAAGGAAGCTTTTAACTTAGGGCTTGTAGATGGTTTGGTGTCACCTGATGAGTTAGTGAACACTGCACGCCAGTGGGCCCTCGATATCTTGAACAGGCAACGGCCATGGATTGCTAGTCTTTACAAGACTGCAAAATTAGAACCTCTTGGGGAAGCTAAAGAGATATTGAAATTTGCACGCGCTCAAGCTCAAAAACAGGCTCCTAATCTCAAGCATCCTCTAGTTTGCATTGATGTTATTGAAGCAGGAATTGTTTCTGGTCCCCGTGCAGGACTCTGGAAGGTTATATCTATCTCCAGTATACACTTTCCCCCCTACATATTACTATTGCAGAAATGTGTATGACATTGTGTTTGATCTTTGAAGGAAGCTGAAGCATTTGATGGACTGGTACAATCAGATACTTGCAAAAGCTTAGTTCACGTATTTTTTGCTCAAAGAGGAACAACTAAGGTTTGTTGAAGTTTTGTATTCTAGCTTAAAAACATAGTTTAAACTAATGCATATAAGTTTTGGAAAGAAATAATCTTCTactttttttctttctcttttacATATTTGTTTTAAAGAAGATGATGATGTATTCCCACCACCCCCTTTGAGTGTGAAACTAATCTCTTCCTAAGTGTAAAGTGGTGAGTTTCAAAGCCCTTCCCTGTAAGGTCACCCATAGCCCATGTGGTGCTGAATTTGTCAATTAAACCGCAAGGAGTTTTTGCTCTTCTCTCTTTTTACATGTAGGGAGTGCATACATTGGACCGAATCTGACTTTTTAACTCCACTACATCCTTAACTTAGGGATATATGCCCAAGTGGCGGCTATATAGGAGAATTATGGCCAAGAACTGAATTTGGCCTTTCATTTTAGATTGTACGGTAATTGATATAAAGGGCTGAAATGTTGTTTCATGTTATAAAAGTGAGACCCTTTGAGTATTATATTTGGGAGAATAATTATAGTTCAACAAGATTGTTCATGCAATTTATTTTGAAGCTGTATTTGTAATGCTTAGGCTTGACGTGAATATGATGATATCTCCTTTAGATATGAATTTCCCAATACCTCTTGGCATGAACAGGTACCCGGGGTTACTGATTGTGGTCTGGTTCCAAGACAAGTGAAGAAGGTTGCTATCCTTGGCGGAGGACTAATGGGCTCTGGAATAGCAACAGCTTTAGTGCTTAGTAATTATTCTGTCATATTGAAAGAAGTAAACCAAAAATTCTTGGATGCTGGTATCAATAGGATTAAAGGTGAGAACGGATTCTCTCAGTTGGATTTCCCTAGTCACCAATCACACTTCACCTTTGAATAAAAAACTAAGTGATGCTATTCTAATGTAAGTGTTTTTCCTTTTTGTGCAGCAAACTTACAGAGCCGTGTTAAGAAAGGTAAATTGACTCAAGAAAGATTTGAAAAGTCCTTCTCTCTTGTCAAAGGTTCTCTTGACTACGAAAGTTTCAGAGACGTGGACATGGTGATAGAGGTACTAGAGTGAACTCCCGTATAAATTTTCTTGTGGAGTCTGACATTCATTTACGTCGTCATATTATATGTTATCCAAAGCTTCAGCAAAACATAAACTGTTGATGTTTCATGTTTGGGCAGGCTGTTATTGAGAATGTTTCCTTGAAGCAACAGATCTTTGCTGATCTTGAAAAGTATTGTCCACCTCATTGTATACTTGGTAGCAACACTTCCACAATTGATTTGAACCTGATCGGAGAAAAGACCAAGTCTCAAGATCGAATTATTGGAGCCCATTTCTTTAGGTGGAATCCGGTATCCTGTATTTGGTAACTATTTGTCCACATGTTGTATCTTTCTAACTGAATTTGACTTGTGCTTCTGCAGTCCTGCACATGTTATGCCACTTCTGGAAATTGTACGTACCAAGCAGACATCTCCTCAAGTAATAGTTGACTTGTTAGATATTTCAAAGAAGATAAAGAAAACTCCAGTGGTGGTTGGAAACTGTACAGGATTTGCTGTTAATAGAATGTTCTTCCCATATACACAAGCAGCTCTCTTGCTTGTTGAACGAGGCGCGGATGTTTATCAAATTGATAAAGCAGTGACCAAATTTGGAATGCCAATGGGGCCTTTAAGGTATTAATGCCCGGATAGGTTCTTGACATCCACAGCTACTTCTTGAAGGGTCTAGTTTGTAACATAATTGATAATGCAGATTGGCTGATCTTGTTGGTTTCGGTGTGGCGGTTGCAACTGGCTCCCAATTTGTTCAGAATTTTCCTGAGCGAACGTACAAATCAATGCTTATTCCCCTTTTGCAAGAGGATAAGAGAGCTGGTAATGAAGATAAACTCTGAATTAGTTTGAAGATATAACTAGAGTATAACCAATTAAGAATGAATTCCTTGGTGTTTTTATACTAAATCCACTGACTCACATTATACAACACTTGCTTCTAACAGGCGAAGCAACTCGCAAAGGCTTTTATTTGTATGATGATAGACGCAAGGCCAGTCCTGATCCTGAACTGAAGAAATTTATTGAGAAAGCTAGGAGCATTTCCGGTGTCTCCGTTGATCCCAAGGTATTTTCTTTCTTCCTTTTTTAATTCATGTCATTTTACCGGATCTGATGTTGTTGATCTGAACCTGGACAGCTTGTCAAGTTACAAGAGAAGGACATCATTGAGATGATCTTCTTTCCAGTGGTGAATGAGGCATGCCGTGTCCTTGATGAAGGTATTGCAGTCAAAGCAGCAGATCTTGATATTTCTGCTCTCATGGGCATGGGTTTTCCAGCTTACAGGTTTGTCTTGGTAACTATTTTGCATGTTTTCCTAAACTTCATAATTGCTCTTAATTTTTGGGATTGATTTCTTCAGGGGAGGTATCATATTCTGGGCCGACTCTCTTGGATCTAAATACATATATTCCAGATTGGAGAAATGGTCAGAGTTGTATGGACCATTCTTCAAGCCCTGTGCCTACATGGCTGCAAGAGCTGCCAAAGGGATTCCTCTGGTTAGTAACCTATGCTTGTTTATTTCCATGTACATGTCGTGCTATTCTTCAATTGATTAGCCAAATATATTTCAATTGTTCGTTGACGAGGTGGGAGTGTGTGACTACTTACGCATTGTAATTTTCAACTGTGATGGTGCTGCAGTATTAGGCTAGTTTTTTTCTCAAGAAAACTTAGATACTTCTTCACTGAAGTAATTTTTCGATCACAAGACACATCACTAACAAATCACACCAGAACCAATGAATTTGTCTGATATAACATACACCTATGTTTGATACCATTATTCTTCCTTTAATTCAATAGTATTGTCACCTTTTCTTTTAGTACAATTCCAAAATTCATTGTGGCCTCTTGAGAAGAGTTACTCTTTCACGATGGATAGTTATATACTAGTAAATGTTGTATTAGCCTCTAATGGAATTTATGCTGTTTATTACAGGGTGCCCCGGTGGAGCAAGCTAAGTCACGGATGTAGTATACTGATAGGCCGTTACATGATAATTATCAAATTTTATCTTCCCCTTTCTTTCTCCTAAATCATAATGTAATTGACTACAGCAGAAATGTTTGGTCAAAATAGAAGTACCTTAGGATCAGGTATATGAATTTTTCCACTTCCTGTTATTTGCTGTGTTTGTTATTACTAGCCCAATAATGGAGGTATTGAGTTGTTGGCTTAAATGGATGGTTATTGCGGTATGTGGTGATGAAATGAATGAAGCATAATTTAAGTTCTTTTTATGTTCCTCTTGCTTATGTTTACTGGTGCAATATTGCTTCTGCCACTCATAATGGCAATGTTGATAATCCTAAATAATGCAACAATTAGCAAGATGAGTTAAAGTAAATGAGTAAATAGTTATGCAGGTTTTATCTATATGAGCAATAACCCTTGTAATTTCTCCTCAAAACATGTGAATAGTCAGTAACTCAGGCTGACATACTGATTTTTGATACAGGGGAAATTCATTTTTTTGCCTAATCCATTAAACCTTTATACAAATAGTAATGCTAGCCGTGCCTTACAAGGTACTCCTATAATCTGTTGAAGAATATGGACCATCATAGCCTGACCAGCTACAATCTGCTGAAATTGTTGTCAGGATTGGGCTGGCTACATTGATTTGAGCCCCATATCTTTGATAACTTTGCCTCTATCTCTTTCTAAGCAATCATTCTTTCTCACTTAAATCAATTATTTCACAATAGACAAACCCTTTCACCATTTTCTTCATGTTTTTTTTTGGCTCATGAAAAGTTATGATTCTTTTGGAAGACAAAAGAAAGTGAAAACAAAGAAGATACTCCCTCTTGTCTCAAATATTGTAAGtcactttgttaaaaaaaattatgcTAAATTATAAACCATTTTACAATTTTAATGTAACATTAATGATATGTTTTTCAATATCCTCTATTATTTACTCCCTCTATCTCATAAAAAATGTCTTATTTAAATAATTCACGATTCTTAAAGAAATGATTGGATGTGTTGGTTTTGATGATAAAActtactccctccgttcctttttaagtgtcattttttgactttttacacatatCAAGGAAactaatcattattgttacttttcaaacaataattcttcttttacctataatacccttaattatttattacattcactttactttttctctctctgcaatcattatctaggggtaattttgacaaaattgcaattaatactaccttgaactttgc includes:
- the LOC127073286 gene encoding glyoxysomal fatty acid beta-oxidation multifunctional protein MFP-a encodes the protein MDSRKGHTVMNVGADGVAIITIINPPVNSLSFDVLKSLKESFDQAVQRDDVKAIVVTGAKGKFSGGFDISAFGGVQEAKERPKPGWISIEIITDTIEAAKKPSVAAIDGLALGGGLEVAMACNARLSTATAQLGLPELQLGIIPGFGGTQRLPRLVGLTKALEMMLTSKSVKGKEAFNLGLVDGLVSPDELVNTARQWALDILNRQRPWIASLYKTAKLEPLGEAKEILKFARAQAQKQAPNLKHPLVCIDVIEAGIVSGPRAGLWKEAEAFDGLVQSDTCKSLVHVFFAQRGTTKVPGVTDCGLVPRQVKKVAILGGGLMGSGIATALVLSNYSVILKEVNQKFLDAGINRIKANLQSRVKKGKLTQERFEKSFSLVKGSLDYESFRDVDMVIEAVIENVSLKQQIFADLEKYCPPHCILGSNTSTIDLNLIGEKTKSQDRIIGAHFFSPAHVMPLLEIVRTKQTSPQVIVDLLDISKKIKKTPVVVGNCTGFAVNRMFFPYTQAALLLVERGADVYQIDKAVTKFGMPMGPLRLADLVGFGVAVATGSQFVQNFPERTYKSMLIPLLQEDKRAGEATRKGFYLYDDRRKASPDPELKKFIEKARSISGVSVDPKLVKLQEKDIIEMIFFPVVNEACRVLDEGIAVKAADLDISALMGMGFPAYRGGIIFWADSLGSKYIYSRLEKWSELYGPFFKPCAYMAARAAKGIPLGAPVEQAKSRM